In a single window of the Amia ocellicauda isolate fAmiCal2 chromosome 20, fAmiCal2.hap1, whole genome shotgun sequence genome:
- the cfap43 gene encoding cilia- and flagella-associated protein 43 isoform X1 → MEASGSLEVRWVQGITSQHVGFVDRKTVCYPCGNYIIFLDLESKSRRVLPCPGRGLGAFVGNGNSSMVAFSEHRLNPSIFVYTYPALVMRNELKGVAQLDYTALAFSYSGPYLASCSSIPEHTLTVWNWEDGIPLCSHPGAGAEISRLEFNPMNWRQLCIVTERKLTLWNIERSDRLHIMMPVDIPLPAMDGAVPEAKRNFSCGPSGKLSYFGPQMPVSALERLIGERAKTFVPREKMLAQVHPTSFCWTPTSDLYVGCAEGHLLLVNPETQNVTVLFNPHQKRDIPDEAELQEGSLNSLALHKDAHRMFAAGNDGALRCLHIKGKQVKVTQCWKAEEPLTHIGFSPDYEALILSTCNGRVYSYSPSQPQEVSRVLDVCVGDFVAAAPLRPSSHLCVSVRASGELQVWSVKDGACISSLCLQVQATSLACCPTAECVSVGTASGHIYFIDLTQKELPRPVHRVHLYRVPVEHLQYDQGGSFLISGASDSHVFVLDARPSKMFEVIGYTEAAGSVVDLSSLYNKDSKQVNVLVLSAGNKENCVKEGSCLEIFMLQAQLLKGGCADRRGCIRDEILQKRHYAAALPFSSAVLGPNNRAFGYCIRTRTIQKFLLDEVPTVWGISDTKDVVQVTPERETEGHALGPASLLLSPHQLWLASLGKDGSLRVFETSCMEKVLQLQSHSSRLSGPVALAFSLDSQTLLTTGLRDGALVCVQLRFKTAEMTKASIARDYGQSVEGLLGTSVLTETAALRELPEWAAPSQTPPGSALWEQQEEEQACDQRRSVELSDQDESCSSLPPATPANGTWLEQRLEEAVNEEKKQFAEERQTMRNDIKQLRKTIQDMMRENNTLPENEKLQLWEFNLDIEEHKRLEAEAEQGVARVRNEMEMQILAYCYERDVIKRECWDSMKVKGRAIKAFHLEDEVKNYPMKERTQREMEELERVKTLRRIEQADLSIRKQILGDESKTAPQKDEDEGGEEAESPALMGSLSAQYGGLSPHLYNQFELHTREQKINQIILLQDVIHNVKMAFNEEFDAVYKQKEEEMNRVKEKNRRIVEIMGDLGLKEKLWEPTLSDSERPERAFTVDDSEIKVEKYITPEQMLKAEELAKTEEQRRLAAKGENAREKALDDMMGGVLELKKEDILKMEIPQPEFMSKPEVQWTEEEKKGFKEYEKKVKELKEEQEKYRKALEAELKKLQTSIKDATQAFDETLTRLFERKVKSEMAICQEELKIANLVYSTDMEEKLVIREKQLNHKLEQTRKIKQDIAEDLKKHKEDVDAFRETYDNAVAEDKLRDRGFRKDFFDVPGHVVEHLYKLFKRRPRVQKMRTENSSPFKDRAGSATAPDEGLSQLMRAMEELDVPENIPQGVDLAVWERFCLARRAKVESEHQVQQKALTIAEMQAFLQRRTEEDDSARKEIQNLTDELNGVREDKMTFQKDLMVHFLMKQGQVEVETGNFIPDYSSSVLIDRSVVEDLNRTIKTLGEQKIASMVETKDFRKGIIQQQWEHKRMQMRIDDLNNKARDIQMMRVSKEMQAYLSETDYDNNLSKQISTMEKTLSMQEKIHKKKVNKAKKSVQQLIRQTAQKAQDSATLDQQLQEMMISVAEKRHICDAIAVEQNQESSAEERYKDILQRKRLVDLAKAQAQEVAILRAEVERMRMKTFPALVQFEH, encoded by the exons GTGGGTGCAGGGTATCACCAGCCAGCATGTGGGATTTGTGGACAGAAAGACCGTGTGCTACCCCTGTGGGAATTACATAATTTTCCTTGACCTGGAGTCCAAGTCCAGGAGAGTGCTGCCGTGCCcaggccgggggctgggggccTTCGTGGGAAATGGGAACAGCAGCATGGTGGCCTTCTCTGAGCACAGGctcaatccatccatctttgTATACACCTACCCTGCGCTTGTCATGAGGAACGAGCTGAAAG GGGTAGCCCAGTTGGACTATACAGCCCTTGCGTTCAGCTACTCAGGCCCATATTTAGCCAGCTGCTCCTCCATTCCAGAGCACACCTTGACAGTGTG GAATTGGGAAGATGGAATCCCACTTTGCAGTCATCCAGGGGCAGGAGCAGAGATCTCCAGACTGGAGTTTAATCCCATGAACTGGCGCCAGCTGTGTATAGTAACAGAGAGGAAGCTTACATTGTGGAACATTGAGAGGAGTGACAGATTGCATATCATGATGCCTGT TGACATCCCCCTCCCAGCAATGGATGGTGCTGTTCCAGAGGCAAAACGCAATTTCTCATGTGGTCCCAGTGGCAAACTGTCTTATTTTGGCCCTCAGATGCCAGTTTCAGCTCTGGAAAGACTCATTGGGGAGAGGGCAAAGACCTTTGTG CCAAGAGAAAAAATGCTGGCACAGGTCCACCCCACCTCGTTCTGCTGGACACCCACCTCTGACCTCTATGTGGGTTGTGCTGAAGGTCACTTGTTGCTTGTGAACCCTGAGACTCAGAACGTCACTGTGCTCTTTAACCCCCACCAGAAGAGAG ACATCCCAGATGAAGCAGAGCTTCAAGAAGGCAGCCTTAACAGCTTGGCTCTGCACAAGGATGCACACAGGATGTTTGCTGCAGGAAAT GATGGAGCATTACGTTGCTTACATATCAAGGGCAAACAAGTGAAGGTAACGCAGTGCTGGAAAGCTGAGGAGCCACTCACACACATTGGATTCTCCCCTGACTACGAGGCTCTTATTCTGTCTACCTGTAAT GGACGCGTGTACAGTTACAGCCCCAGCCAGCCTCAGGAGGTGTCCAGAGTTCTTGATGTTTGTGTGGGTGACTTTGTGGCAGCAGCTCCCTTGCGTCCCAGCAGCCATCTCTGTGTG TCAGTAAGAGCCTCTGGGGAGCTACAGGTTTGGTCAGTGAAAGACGGTGCCTGCATCAGCTCTTTGTGCCTTCAAGTACAG GCGACCAGCCTGGCATGCTGCCCAACtgcagagtgtgtgtctgtggggacCGCCTCTGGACACATCTACTTCATAGACCTGACCCAGAAGGAGCTGCCGCGCCCGGTTCACAGGGTTCACCTCTACAGAGTGCCTGTGGAGCATCTCCA gtatgACCAAGGAGGAAGTTTCCTCATCAGCGGAGCTTCAGACTCACATGTGTTTGTTCTGGACGCCAGACCATCCAAAATGTTTGAGGTTATTGGATACACAG AGGCTGCAGGTTCTGTTGTGGATCTATCTTCTCTTTACAACAAGGATAGCAAACAGGTGAACGTGCTGGTGCTGTCTGCAGGGAACAAAGAAAACTGTGTGAAAGaagggagctgcctggagataTTCATGCTGCAGGCCCAGCTATTGAAAG GTGGCTGTGCTGATCGACGGGGCTGTATTCGAGATGAAATCCTGCAGAAACGGCACTATGCTGCTGCTCTGCCCTTCTCTTCTGCAGTCCTGGGGCCGAACAACAGAGCCTTCGGCTACTGCATCCGGACTAGGACTATCCAGAAATTCCTCCTGGATGAGGTACCCACTGTATGG GGGATTTCAGACACTAAAGATGTTGTCCAGGTGACCCCAGAACGGGAAACTGAAGGTCACGCTCTTGGTCCAGCTTCTCTTCTCCTCTCGCCCCACCAGCTGTGGCTGGCATCTCTGGGGAAGGACGGTTCGCTGCGTGTCTTTGAGACGTCCTGCATG gaGAAAGTCCTCCAGCTGCAGAGCCATTCCAGCCGGTTGAGTGGGCCTGTGGCGCTGGCCTTCTCCCTGGACAGCCAGACCCTCCTCACCACCGGCCTCCGGGACGGGGCTTTGGTGTGTGTGCAGCTCCG GTTTAAGACGGCTGAGATGACTAAAGCAAGTATAGCCCGTGATTATGGGCAGAGTGTGGAAGGGCTGCTGGGGACTTCAGTGCTCACAGAGACCGCTGCGCTTCGAGAGCTGCCGGAGTGGGCCGCTCCTTCCCAGACTCCCCCTGGATCAGCTCTGTGGGAGCAGCAGGAAGAGGAACAG GCTTGTGACCAGAGACGCAGTGTGGAGCTGTCTGATCAGGACGAGAGCTGCTCCAGCCTGCCCCCGGCCACACCTGCAAATGGCACCTGGCTTGAACAGAGGCTGGAGGAG GCAGTCAATGAGGAGAAAAAGCAGTTTGCGGAAGAGAGACAAACCATGAGGAACGATATCAAGCAACTGCGCAAAACC ATCCAGGACATGATGCGTGAGAACAACACTTTGCCTGAGAATGAGAAGCTGCAGCTTTGGGAGTTTAACCTGGACATCGAGGAACATAAAAGGCTGGAAGCTGAGGCAGAACAGGGAGTCGCCAGG GTCCGTAATGAGATGGAGATGCAGATCCTGGCCTATTGTTACGAGCGTGATGTCATCAAAAGAGAATGCTGGGACTCCATGAAGGTCAAAGGGCGAGCAATCAAG GCTTTTCACCTAGAAGATGAGGTGAAGAACTACCCCATGAAGGAGCGCacccagagagagatggaggagtTGGAGAGAGTGAAAACACTGCGGAGGATCGaacaggcagatctcagt ATCCGGAAGCAGATTTTGGGGGACGAGTCCAAGACTGCACCTCAGAAGGATGAAGATGAGGGGGGTGAAGAGGCAGAGAGCCCAGCTCTCATGGGCAGTCTGAGCGCTCAATATGGTGGCCTCAGCCCTCACCTGTACAATCAGTTTGAGCTGCACACCAGGGAGCAGAAGATCAACCAGATCATCCTGTTGCAG GATGTTATccacaatgttaaaatggcctTCAATGAGGAGTTTGACGCAGTGTATAagcagaaggaggaggagatgaaccGTGTGAAAGAGAAGAACAGGAGGATTGTGGAAATCATGGGTGACTTGGGCCTGAAGGAGAAGCTGTGGGAGCCAACGCTGTCTGACAGCGAGAGGCCAGAGAGGGCATTCACTGTGGATGACTCGGAG ATTAAAGTTGAAAAATACATCACCCCAGAACAGATGTTGAAAGCAGAGGAACTAGCCAAGACTGAAGAACAAAGAAGACTGGCTGCCAAG ggtGAAAATGCCAGAGAGAAAGCCCTTGATGACATGATGGGGGGAGTACTAGAGCTGAAGAAAGAggatattttgaaaatg GAGATTCCACAGCCCGAGTTCATGTCCAAACCAGAGGTGCAGTGGAccgaggaggagaagaagggttTTAAAGAGTATGAAAAGAAAGTGAAGGAGCTGAAAGAGGAACAGGAAAAATACAGAAAG GCACTAGAAGCAGAACTGAAGAAACTGCAGACCTCCATTAAGGATGCAACCCAGGCCTTTGATGAAACCCTAACCAGGCTCTTTGAGAGGAAAGTGAAATCTGAAATGGCGATCTGTCAG GAGGAGCTCAAAATTGCGAACCTGGTTTACTCCACTGATATGGAGGAAAAGCTGGTAATCAGAGAGAAACAACTTAACCACAAACTTGAACAAACCAGGAAGATAAAG CAAGACATTGCAGAGGACttaaagaagcacaaagaagaTGTTGATGCCTTCAGAGAGACCTATGATAACGCTGTTGCAGAAGACAAA CTGCGTGACCGTGGTTTCAGAAAGGACTTCTTTGATGTCCCTGGCCATGTAGTAGAACACCTGTACAAACTTTTTAAGCGCCGACCCAG GGTGCAGAAAATGAGGACAGAAAACAGCAGTCCTTTCAAAGACCGTGCAGGGTCCGCAACAGCACCGGATGAAGGCCTGTCTCAGCTGATGAGAGCCATGGAGGAATTGGACGTCCCTGAAAACATTCCACAGGGCGTGgacctggctgtgtgggagCGCTTCTGTCTGGCCAGGAGAGCCAAGGTTGAGAGCGAACATCAA GTTCAACAGAAAGCGCTGACAATTGCTGAAATGCAGGCTTTTCTACAGAGGAGAACAGAGGAGGATGACAGTGCCAGAAAGGAGATTCAGAACCTCACTGATGAGCTCAATGG GGTACGAGAAGATAAAATGACATTCCAGAAAGATCTTATGGTGCATTTCCTCATGAAACAAGGGCAGGTGGAAGTTGAGACTGGGAACTTCATTCCCGACTATTCCAGCTCTGTACTAATCGACAGGAGTGTAGTAGAAGATCTTAATAGGACGATTAAG ACTTTAGGGGAGCAGAAGATTGCCAGCATGGTGGAAACTAAAGACTTTCGAAAAGGCATCATCCAGCAGCAGTGGGAACACAAAAGGATGCAAATGCGGATAGATGATCTAAACAACAAAGCTCGGGACATTCAGATGATGCGGGTCTCCAAAGAGATGCAGGCG TACCTGAGCGAGACGGATTATGATAACAATCTGTCCAAGCAGATTTCTACTATGGAGAAGACACTTTCCATGCAAGAAAAG ATCCACAAAAAGAAGGTGAATAAGGCCAAGAAATCAGTCCAGCAGCTGATCAGACAGACGGCACAGAAGGCCCAGGACAGTGCCACCCTGGATCAACAGCTGCAGGAGATGATGATCTCTGTGGCAGAGAAGCGACACATCTGTGATGCCATAG CGGTGGAGCAGAATCAGGAGAGCAGTGCAGAGGAACGGTACAAAGACATCCTCCAGAGAAAAAGACTGGTGGACCTGGCCAAAGCACAAGCTCAGGAGGTTGCAATCCTCCGAGCAGAGGTGGAAAGAATGAGAATGAAGACCTTCCCAGCCCTGGTCCAATTTGAACACTAA
- the cfap43 gene encoding cilia- and flagella-associated protein 43 isoform X2, translated as MEASGSLEVRWVQGITSQHVGFVDRKTVCYPCGNYIIFLDLESKSRRVLPCPGRGLGAFVGNGNSSMVAFSEHRLNPSIFVYTYPALVMRNELKGVAQLDYTALAFSYSGPYLASCSSIPEHTLTVWNWEDGIPLCSHPGAGAEISRLEFNPMNWRQLCIVTERKLTLWNIERSDRLHIMMPVDIPLPAMDGAVPEAKRNFSCGPSGKLSYFGPQMPVSALERLIGERAKTFVPREKMLAQVHPTSFCWTPTSDLYVGCAEGHLLLVNPETQNVTVLFNPHQKRDIPDEAELQEGSLNSLALHKDAHRMFAAGNDGALRCLHIKGKQVKVTQCWKAEEPLTHIGFSPDYEALILSTCNGRVYSYSPSQPQEVSRVLDVCVGDFVAAAPLRPSSHLCVSVRASGELQVWSVKDGACISSLCLQVQATSLACCPTAECVSVGTASGHIYFIDLTQKELPRPVHRVHLYRVPVEHLQYDQGGSFLISGASDSHVFVLDARPSKMFEVIGYTEAAGSVVDLSSLYNKDSKQVNVLVLSAGNKENCVKEGSCLEIFMLQAQLLKGGCADRRGCIRDEILQKRHYAAALPFSSAVLGPNNRAFGYCIRTRTIQKFLLDEGISDTKDVVQVTPERETEGHALGPASLLLSPHQLWLASLGKDGSLRVFETSCMEKVLQLQSHSSRLSGPVALAFSLDSQTLLTTGLRDGALVCVQLRFKTAEMTKASIARDYGQSVEGLLGTSVLTETAALRELPEWAAPSQTPPGSALWEQQEEEQACDQRRSVELSDQDESCSSLPPATPANGTWLEQRLEEAVNEEKKQFAEERQTMRNDIKQLRKTIQDMMRENNTLPENEKLQLWEFNLDIEEHKRLEAEAEQGVARVRNEMEMQILAYCYERDVIKRECWDSMKVKGRAIKAFHLEDEVKNYPMKERTQREMEELERVKTLRRIEQADLSIRKQILGDESKTAPQKDEDEGGEEAESPALMGSLSAQYGGLSPHLYNQFELHTREQKINQIILLQDVIHNVKMAFNEEFDAVYKQKEEEMNRVKEKNRRIVEIMGDLGLKEKLWEPTLSDSERPERAFTVDDSEIKVEKYITPEQMLKAEELAKTEEQRRLAAKGENAREKALDDMMGGVLELKKEDILKMEIPQPEFMSKPEVQWTEEEKKGFKEYEKKVKELKEEQEKYRKALEAELKKLQTSIKDATQAFDETLTRLFERKVKSEMAICQEELKIANLVYSTDMEEKLVIREKQLNHKLEQTRKIKQDIAEDLKKHKEDVDAFRETYDNAVAEDKLRDRGFRKDFFDVPGHVVEHLYKLFKRRPRVQKMRTENSSPFKDRAGSATAPDEGLSQLMRAMEELDVPENIPQGVDLAVWERFCLARRAKVESEHQVQQKALTIAEMQAFLQRRTEEDDSARKEIQNLTDELNGVREDKMTFQKDLMVHFLMKQGQVEVETGNFIPDYSSSVLIDRSVVEDLNRTIKTLGEQKIASMVETKDFRKGIIQQQWEHKRMQMRIDDLNNKARDIQMMRVSKEMQAYLSETDYDNNLSKQISTMEKTLSMQEKIHKKKVNKAKKSVQQLIRQTAQKAQDSATLDQQLQEMMISVAEKRHICDAIAVEQNQESSAEERYKDILQRKRLVDLAKAQAQEVAILRAEVERMRMKTFPALVQFEH; from the exons GTGGGTGCAGGGTATCACCAGCCAGCATGTGGGATTTGTGGACAGAAAGACCGTGTGCTACCCCTGTGGGAATTACATAATTTTCCTTGACCTGGAGTCCAAGTCCAGGAGAGTGCTGCCGTGCCcaggccgggggctgggggccTTCGTGGGAAATGGGAACAGCAGCATGGTGGCCTTCTCTGAGCACAGGctcaatccatccatctttgTATACACCTACCCTGCGCTTGTCATGAGGAACGAGCTGAAAG GGGTAGCCCAGTTGGACTATACAGCCCTTGCGTTCAGCTACTCAGGCCCATATTTAGCCAGCTGCTCCTCCATTCCAGAGCACACCTTGACAGTGTG GAATTGGGAAGATGGAATCCCACTTTGCAGTCATCCAGGGGCAGGAGCAGAGATCTCCAGACTGGAGTTTAATCCCATGAACTGGCGCCAGCTGTGTATAGTAACAGAGAGGAAGCTTACATTGTGGAACATTGAGAGGAGTGACAGATTGCATATCATGATGCCTGT TGACATCCCCCTCCCAGCAATGGATGGTGCTGTTCCAGAGGCAAAACGCAATTTCTCATGTGGTCCCAGTGGCAAACTGTCTTATTTTGGCCCTCAGATGCCAGTTTCAGCTCTGGAAAGACTCATTGGGGAGAGGGCAAAGACCTTTGTG CCAAGAGAAAAAATGCTGGCACAGGTCCACCCCACCTCGTTCTGCTGGACACCCACCTCTGACCTCTATGTGGGTTGTGCTGAAGGTCACTTGTTGCTTGTGAACCCTGAGACTCAGAACGTCACTGTGCTCTTTAACCCCCACCAGAAGAGAG ACATCCCAGATGAAGCAGAGCTTCAAGAAGGCAGCCTTAACAGCTTGGCTCTGCACAAGGATGCACACAGGATGTTTGCTGCAGGAAAT GATGGAGCATTACGTTGCTTACATATCAAGGGCAAACAAGTGAAGGTAACGCAGTGCTGGAAAGCTGAGGAGCCACTCACACACATTGGATTCTCCCCTGACTACGAGGCTCTTATTCTGTCTACCTGTAAT GGACGCGTGTACAGTTACAGCCCCAGCCAGCCTCAGGAGGTGTCCAGAGTTCTTGATGTTTGTGTGGGTGACTTTGTGGCAGCAGCTCCCTTGCGTCCCAGCAGCCATCTCTGTGTG TCAGTAAGAGCCTCTGGGGAGCTACAGGTTTGGTCAGTGAAAGACGGTGCCTGCATCAGCTCTTTGTGCCTTCAAGTACAG GCGACCAGCCTGGCATGCTGCCCAACtgcagagtgtgtgtctgtggggacCGCCTCTGGACACATCTACTTCATAGACCTGACCCAGAAGGAGCTGCCGCGCCCGGTTCACAGGGTTCACCTCTACAGAGTGCCTGTGGAGCATCTCCA gtatgACCAAGGAGGAAGTTTCCTCATCAGCGGAGCTTCAGACTCACATGTGTTTGTTCTGGACGCCAGACCATCCAAAATGTTTGAGGTTATTGGATACACAG AGGCTGCAGGTTCTGTTGTGGATCTATCTTCTCTTTACAACAAGGATAGCAAACAGGTGAACGTGCTGGTGCTGTCTGCAGGGAACAAAGAAAACTGTGTGAAAGaagggagctgcctggagataTTCATGCTGCAGGCCCAGCTATTGAAAG GTGGCTGTGCTGATCGACGGGGCTGTATTCGAGATGAAATCCTGCAGAAACGGCACTATGCTGCTGCTCTGCCCTTCTCTTCTGCAGTCCTGGGGCCGAACAACAGAGCCTTCGGCTACTGCATCCGGACTAGGACTATCCAGAAATTCCTCCTGGATGAG GGGATTTCAGACACTAAAGATGTTGTCCAGGTGACCCCAGAACGGGAAACTGAAGGTCACGCTCTTGGTCCAGCTTCTCTTCTCCTCTCGCCCCACCAGCTGTGGCTGGCATCTCTGGGGAAGGACGGTTCGCTGCGTGTCTTTGAGACGTCCTGCATG gaGAAAGTCCTCCAGCTGCAGAGCCATTCCAGCCGGTTGAGTGGGCCTGTGGCGCTGGCCTTCTCCCTGGACAGCCAGACCCTCCTCACCACCGGCCTCCGGGACGGGGCTTTGGTGTGTGTGCAGCTCCG GTTTAAGACGGCTGAGATGACTAAAGCAAGTATAGCCCGTGATTATGGGCAGAGTGTGGAAGGGCTGCTGGGGACTTCAGTGCTCACAGAGACCGCTGCGCTTCGAGAGCTGCCGGAGTGGGCCGCTCCTTCCCAGACTCCCCCTGGATCAGCTCTGTGGGAGCAGCAGGAAGAGGAACAG GCTTGTGACCAGAGACGCAGTGTGGAGCTGTCTGATCAGGACGAGAGCTGCTCCAGCCTGCCCCCGGCCACACCTGCAAATGGCACCTGGCTTGAACAGAGGCTGGAGGAG GCAGTCAATGAGGAGAAAAAGCAGTTTGCGGAAGAGAGACAAACCATGAGGAACGATATCAAGCAACTGCGCAAAACC ATCCAGGACATGATGCGTGAGAACAACACTTTGCCTGAGAATGAGAAGCTGCAGCTTTGGGAGTTTAACCTGGACATCGAGGAACATAAAAGGCTGGAAGCTGAGGCAGAACAGGGAGTCGCCAGG GTCCGTAATGAGATGGAGATGCAGATCCTGGCCTATTGTTACGAGCGTGATGTCATCAAAAGAGAATGCTGGGACTCCATGAAGGTCAAAGGGCGAGCAATCAAG GCTTTTCACCTAGAAGATGAGGTGAAGAACTACCCCATGAAGGAGCGCacccagagagagatggaggagtTGGAGAGAGTGAAAACACTGCGGAGGATCGaacaggcagatctcagt ATCCGGAAGCAGATTTTGGGGGACGAGTCCAAGACTGCACCTCAGAAGGATGAAGATGAGGGGGGTGAAGAGGCAGAGAGCCCAGCTCTCATGGGCAGTCTGAGCGCTCAATATGGTGGCCTCAGCCCTCACCTGTACAATCAGTTTGAGCTGCACACCAGGGAGCAGAAGATCAACCAGATCATCCTGTTGCAG GATGTTATccacaatgttaaaatggcctTCAATGAGGAGTTTGACGCAGTGTATAagcagaaggaggaggagatgaaccGTGTGAAAGAGAAGAACAGGAGGATTGTGGAAATCATGGGTGACTTGGGCCTGAAGGAGAAGCTGTGGGAGCCAACGCTGTCTGACAGCGAGAGGCCAGAGAGGGCATTCACTGTGGATGACTCGGAG ATTAAAGTTGAAAAATACATCACCCCAGAACAGATGTTGAAAGCAGAGGAACTAGCCAAGACTGAAGAACAAAGAAGACTGGCTGCCAAG ggtGAAAATGCCAGAGAGAAAGCCCTTGATGACATGATGGGGGGAGTACTAGAGCTGAAGAAAGAggatattttgaaaatg GAGATTCCACAGCCCGAGTTCATGTCCAAACCAGAGGTGCAGTGGAccgaggaggagaagaagggttTTAAAGAGTATGAAAAGAAAGTGAAGGAGCTGAAAGAGGAACAGGAAAAATACAGAAAG GCACTAGAAGCAGAACTGAAGAAACTGCAGACCTCCATTAAGGATGCAACCCAGGCCTTTGATGAAACCCTAACCAGGCTCTTTGAGAGGAAAGTGAAATCTGAAATGGCGATCTGTCAG GAGGAGCTCAAAATTGCGAACCTGGTTTACTCCACTGATATGGAGGAAAAGCTGGTAATCAGAGAGAAACAACTTAACCACAAACTTGAACAAACCAGGAAGATAAAG CAAGACATTGCAGAGGACttaaagaagcacaaagaagaTGTTGATGCCTTCAGAGAGACCTATGATAACGCTGTTGCAGAAGACAAA CTGCGTGACCGTGGTTTCAGAAAGGACTTCTTTGATGTCCCTGGCCATGTAGTAGAACACCTGTACAAACTTTTTAAGCGCCGACCCAG GGTGCAGAAAATGAGGACAGAAAACAGCAGTCCTTTCAAAGACCGTGCAGGGTCCGCAACAGCACCGGATGAAGGCCTGTCTCAGCTGATGAGAGCCATGGAGGAATTGGACGTCCCTGAAAACATTCCACAGGGCGTGgacctggctgtgtgggagCGCTTCTGTCTGGCCAGGAGAGCCAAGGTTGAGAGCGAACATCAA GTTCAACAGAAAGCGCTGACAATTGCTGAAATGCAGGCTTTTCTACAGAGGAGAACAGAGGAGGATGACAGTGCCAGAAAGGAGATTCAGAACCTCACTGATGAGCTCAATGG GGTACGAGAAGATAAAATGACATTCCAGAAAGATCTTATGGTGCATTTCCTCATGAAACAAGGGCAGGTGGAAGTTGAGACTGGGAACTTCATTCCCGACTATTCCAGCTCTGTACTAATCGACAGGAGTGTAGTAGAAGATCTTAATAGGACGATTAAG ACTTTAGGGGAGCAGAAGATTGCCAGCATGGTGGAAACTAAAGACTTTCGAAAAGGCATCATCCAGCAGCAGTGGGAACACAAAAGGATGCAAATGCGGATAGATGATCTAAACAACAAAGCTCGGGACATTCAGATGATGCGGGTCTCCAAAGAGATGCAGGCG TACCTGAGCGAGACGGATTATGATAACAATCTGTCCAAGCAGATTTCTACTATGGAGAAGACACTTTCCATGCAAGAAAAG ATCCACAAAAAGAAGGTGAATAAGGCCAAGAAATCAGTCCAGCAGCTGATCAGACAGACGGCACAGAAGGCCCAGGACAGTGCCACCCTGGATCAACAGCTGCAGGAGATGATGATCTCTGTGGCAGAGAAGCGACACATCTGTGATGCCATAG CGGTGGAGCAGAATCAGGAGAGCAGTGCAGAGGAACGGTACAAAGACATCCTCCAGAGAAAAAGACTGGTGGACCTGGCCAAAGCACAAGCTCAGGAGGTTGCAATCCTCCGAGCAGAGGTGGAAAGAATGAGAATGAAGACCTTCCCAGCCCTGGTCCAATTTGAACACTAA